In one Lolium rigidum isolate FL_2022 chromosome 3, APGP_CSIRO_Lrig_0.1, whole genome shotgun sequence genomic region, the following are encoded:
- the LOC124696518 gene encoding putative B3 domain-containing protein Os03g0621600 encodes MGGAAGWSVEGTLDGGDGQHTMSACALDQVDGASRVALRHAGESAAGGVVGVLKRMRTSCKACKLRDGDTYRKLDDKKKHFLVFMMGDFRDAMIIPEELLRRFKGEIPAEIKLETRKGDSHTIVVARNQQKHVFTVGWRQFVESYDLQMGDSVILKYNGNSQFNVIIFDKLGQEKALSVLLDPFITQVQDRRSDAHEIGFCMAVPSERCKGYLEYHYMNLDDEKKYLSMLMMGDFQHKMIIPEEFVKRFKGEIPGEITLETKNNCSYIIGVAKHQEKLVLTAGWNKFSQTFGLLMYDTIVFRYKGNSKFSVIIFDKFGCENALTVVVDPFLAPLQESHTNATETLNPSNIQPQSAQMQSPPSTSTVNGLPMESPQLEIMQPRQMDKSCQGNMAPINISSESSEEFFSSEDEYGVHGVHGSNYIVKKKSKLSSFQKEQLKGGYITTHKTKLTLVQKEAVKQKVESIHSEIPIVVAVMRKSSIESSFFLTFPSHYAKEYLAGGLHVYLQYHDVTWDCRFGDTRGDKKLSIGWKKFAQDNDLKMGDICLFELLSNQKRTMEVYIIRLNDDN; translated from the exons ATGGGCGGTGCGGCGGGGTGGTCGGTCGAGGGTACGCttgacggcggcgacggccagcACACCATGTCCGCATGCGCTCTGGATCAGGTCGATGGAGCGTCACGTGTAGCTCTACGACATGCTGGAGAATCGGCCGCCGGCGGGGTGGTCG GTGTGCTAAAAAGGATGCGCACGTCTTGTAAAGCTTGCAAACTGCGGGATGGGGATACATACAGGAAGTTGGATGATAAGAAGAAGCATTTCTTGGTGTTTATGATGGGCGATTTCCGAGATGCGATG ATAATCCCAGAAGAACTTCTGCGGCGTTTCAAAGGCGAGATCCCAGCAGAGATCAAGCTAGAAACCCGAAAGGGTGACAGTCACACTATTGTGGTTGCCAGGAACCAACAAAAGCATGTCTTTACAGTTGGTTGGAGACAATTCGTTGAAAGCTATGATCTACAAATGGGTGATTCCGTAATATTAAAATACAACGGAAACTCTCAGTTTAATGTGATAATATTTGATAAGCTTGGTCAAGAGAAAGCATTGTCGGTTCTTCTGGATCCTTTTATCACTCAGGTCCAAGACAGGCGCAGTGATGCACATGAAATTGG GTTTTGCATGGCTGTGCCTTCTGAAAGATGCAAAGGCTATCTTGAATATCACTATATGAACTTGGATGATGAAAAAAAATATTTGTCTATGCTTATGATGGGCGATTTTCAACACAAGATG ATCATCCCAGAAGAATTTGTTAAGCGTTTCAAGGGCGAGATTCCAGGAGAGATCACACTTGAAACAAAAAATAATTGCAGTTACATAATTGGAGTTGCCAAGCACCAAGAAAAGCTTGTCCTTACAGCTGGATGGAACAAATTCAGTCAAACCTTTGGTCTACTGATGTATGACACCATAGTATTCAGATACAAAGGAAACTCCAAGTTTAGTGTCATAATCTTTGATAAATTTGGTTGTGAGAATGCATTGACAGTTGTTGTGGATCCTTTTCTGGCTCCTCTTCAAGAAAGTCACACAAATGCTACTGAAACACTGAACCCTTCTAATATTCAACCCCAATCAGCCCAAATGCAATCACCT CCATCTACTAGCACGGTGAATGGGCTGCCAATGGAGTCACCACAACTGGAAATAATGCAGCCCCGCCAAATGGACAAGTCATGTCAAGGCAACATGGCCCCAATAAATATTTCCTCTGAATCATCTG AAGAATTTTTTTCGTCTGAAGATGAATATGGAGTACATGGTGTGCATGGTTCCAATTACATTGTCAAAAAGAAGAGCAAGCTATCTTCTTTTCAAAAGGAGCAGTTAAAGGGTGGTTACATTACCACACATAAGACCAAACTTACTTTGGTTCAGAAGGAGGCGGTGAAGCAGAAGGTCGAATCTATACACTCTGAGATCCCTATCGTTGTTGCTGTGATGAGAAAGTCCAGCATTGAATCAAGTTTCTTTCTG ACATTCCCTAGCCACTATGCTAAGGAATATCTTGCAGGGGGGCTTCACGTGTATCTTCAGTATCACGACGTGACATGGGACTGCCGGTTTGGTGACACCCGTGGTGATAAAAAGCTCTCCATTGGATGGAAAAAGTTTGCACAAGACAACGATTTGAAGATGGGTGATATCTGCCTCTTTGAGCTGTTGAGTAATCAGAAGAGAACCATGGAGGTCTATATCATCCGTTTAAATGATGACAATTGA
- the LOC124696517 gene encoding putative B3 domain-containing protein Os08g0325100 — protein sequence MPENRPPASGGMAGVLKRMCTSCKTCKLRDENMYRNFDDEKKHYLVLMMGDFRDAMIIPEELLRRFKGEFPGEIKLETQKGDIHTIAVAKNQEKHVLTLGWSRFVEIYDLHMGDSLILKYNGNSQFDVIIFDNLGREKALSVVLDPFMNQVQDRRSGTHEIGSARNLDAPCGRCKSYLEFYYMNLDDEKKNLSMLMMGDFQNEMIIPEEFVKRFKGEIPGKITLETKNHCSYIIGVTKQQEKLVLTAGWGNFVETFALQMGDTIVFRYNGNSKFSVIIFDNLGCENALSVVVDPFVAPAQERYTKPMERQTPTSRVNGPPMELMESPPTKRQRRLQSDKSCQGNMAAINNFSSESSEECFSSEDGHGAPDVSDSNWTVGKKSWLSSFQKEQLKDGYVTTRKTKLTWVQKEVVKQKVQSIDSEIPIVVTVMSKSNVDSGCSVTFPSHYVKKYLGGDPNMYLKVLDQKYAVRFGETSQDNRLRSGWKKFVEDNNLRMGDICLFELLSNQGIRTMEVYIIPVNEGN from the exons ATGCCTGAGAATCGGCCACCGGCGTCCGGCGGGATGGCCG GTGTGCTAAAAAGGATGTGCACGTCTTGTAAAACTTGCAAACTGCGGGATGAGAATATGTACAGGAATTTTGATGATGAAAAGAAGCACTACTTGGTGCTTATGATGGGTGATTTCCGAGATGCGATG ATAATCCCAGAAGAACTTCTCCGGCGTTTCAAAGGCGAGTTCCCAGGAGAGATCAAGCTAGAAACCCAAAAGGGTGACATTCACACTATTGCGGTTGCCAAGAACCAAGAAAAGCATGTCCTTACACTGGGTTGGAGTCGGTTCGTTGAAATCTATGATCTACACATGGGTGATTCCTTAATATTAAAATACAATGGAAACTCTCAGTTTGATGTCATAATATTTGATAACCTTGGTCGAGAGAAAGCATTGTCGGTTGTTCTGGATCCTTTTATGAATCAGGTTCAAGACAGGCGCAGCGGCACACATGAAATTGG GTCTGCTAGAAACCTGGATGCACCTTGTGGAAGATGCAAAAGCTATCTCGAATTTTACTACATGAACTTGGatgatgaaaaaaaaaatttgtcaaTGCTTATGATGGGTGATTTTCAAAATGAGATG ATCATCCCAGAAGAATTTGTTAAGCGTTTCAAGGGCGAGATCCCAGGAAAGATCACACTTGAAACAAAAAATCACTGTAGTTACATAATTGGAGTAACCAAGCAACAAGAAAAGCTTGTCCTTACAGCGGGATGGGGGAATTTCGTTGAAACCTTTGCTCTGCAGATGGGTGACACAATAGTATTCAGATACAATGGAAACTCCAAGTTTAGTGTCATAATCTTTGATAATCTTGGTTGTGAGAATGCATTATCAGTTGTTGTGGATCCTTTTGTGGCTCCTGCGCAAGAAAGGTACACAAAG CCCATGGAAAGACAGACACCTACTAGCAGAGTGAACGGGCCGCCGATGGAGTTGATGGAGTCACCACCAACGAAAAGACAGAGGCGCCTGCAATCGGACAAGTCATGTCAAGGAAACATGGCTGCAATAAATAATTTCTCCTCTGAATCATCTG AAGAATGTTTCTCCTCTGAAGATGGCCATGGAGCACCGGATGTGTCTGATTCCAATTGGACTGTCGGAAAGAAGAGCTGGCTATCTTCTTTTCAAAAGGAGCAGTTGAAGGATGGTTACGTTACCACACGTAAGACCAAACTAACTTGGGTTCAGAAGGAGGTGGTGAAGCAGAAGGTCCAATCCATAGACTCAGAAATCCCTATCGTTGTTACTGTGATGAGCAAGTCCAACGTTGATTCAGGATGCTCTGTG ACTTTCCCCAGCCACTATGTTAAGAAATATCTTGGCGGGGATCCAAACATGTATCTTAAGGTGCTTGATCAGAAATATGCAGTGCGGTTTGGTGAGACCTCCCAAGATAATAGGCTGAGAAGTGGATGGAAAAAGTTTGTAGAAGACAACAATCTGAGGATGGGTGATATCTGCCTCTTTGAGCTGCTGAGCAACCAGGGGATAAGAACCATGGAGGTCTATATCATCCCTGTAAATGAAGGCAATTGA